A DNA window from Desulfobaccales bacterium contains the following coding sequences:
- a CDS encoding AAA family ATPase, translating to MGRMIVVVFGLMATGKSNRSRALAKTLGWPVIHSDVVRKTLVGLKPTDRVPVDFGQGIYNQDFSTRTYDEMLRQAGEHLAAGQSVILDGSYKRASERARVRQLAKAQGARLVFVYCECPPSVARERLGIRLTDPEAISDGRVELFEAQARDFDPFTPQDRPLLRLDTTRDPEVVLEELKSFVQSYL from the coding sequence ATGGGCCGCATGATCGTGGTGGTTTTCGGGTTGATGGCCACCGGCAAGAGCAACCGCTCCCGGGCCCTGGCCAAAACTCTGGGGTGGCCGGTCATCCATAGCGACGTGGTGCGCAAAACTCTGGTTGGCCTCAAACCTACGGACCGGGTGCCCGTGGACTTCGGCCAGGGTATCTATAACCAGGATTTTTCCACCCGCACCTACGATGAGATGCTCCGGCAGGCCGGCGAACACCTGGCGGCGGGGCAAAGCGTCATCCTGGACGGCTCTTATAAGCGGGCGTCTGAGCGGGCCCGGGTGCGGCAGTTGGCTAAAGCGCAGGGAGCCCGGCTGGTGTTCGTGTACTGCGAATGCCCTCCGTCCGTGGCTCGGGAACGCCTGGGGATTCGTCTGACCGACCCGGAGGCCATCTCAGATGGACGGGTGGAACTCTTTGAGGCCCAGGCCCGGGACTTCGACCCCTTTACGCCCCAGGACCGGCCGCTACTCCGGCTGGATACCACCCGGGACCCCGAGGTGGTGTTGGAAGAACTGAAAAGCTTCGTGCAAAGTTATTTATAG
- a CDS encoding TetR/AcrR family transcriptional regulator → MSTKGDLTRQHIIEKSMQLFSVHGYFNTSIESIVKATGLTKGGLYGHFGNKQEIWSAVYDECVRIWKNIVFRGVRDIPDPLGRIEKVIENSLQNYLGAGVFEGGCFLLNSLVELAGQSPAMSAYVLRGFKSFAKLIRLWLEEAEQQGRLKDGLDLDGIAHFIVVSLNGAAPLYAASHDPAVWQQTLAQLHYYIESLQQTNITNLS, encoded by the coding sequence ATGTCAACTAAAGGGGACTTAACGCGGCAACATATCATAGAAAAATCAATGCAGCTCTTTTCAGTCCACGGCTACTTCAATACCTCCATTGAAAGCATTGTCAAAGCCACCGGTCTGACCAAGGGCGGACTTTACGGCCACTTCGGCAACAAGCAGGAAATCTGGTCTGCGGTCTATGATGAATGCGTCAGGATTTGGAAAAATATCGTTTTCCGAGGCGTGAGAGATATTCCTGATCCCCTGGGCCGGATCGAAAAAGTCATAGAAAACAGTTTGCAAAATTACCTGGGCGCGGGGGTTTTCGAGGGCGGCTGTTTTCTGCTTAATTCCTTGGTGGAACTCGCCGGACAGTCCCCCGCCATGAGCGCCTATGTCTTGAGGGGCTTCAAGAGCTTTGCCAAATTGATCCGGCTGTGGCTGGAAGAGGCGGAGCAGCAAGGCAGGTTAAAGGATGGCTTAGATCTCGACGGAATCGCCCATTTCATCGTGGTCTCGCTGAACGGCGCCGCACCCTTGTATGCCGCCAGCCATGACCCTGCCGTGTGGCAGCAAACCCTGGCCCAACTACATTATTATATCGAAAGCCTACAACAAACGAATATTACTAACTTATCATGA
- a CDS encoding enoyl-CoA hydratase-related protein — MDYTNVLVEKRDQIGFITLNRPQAMNTFNVPFARELNDALWDMENDPEVRVVVIDANGKHFSTGISLDEFKNKTNKEYREFIHLMDEHNHTIAKMKKPVIASVKGYALANGAGLSFACDLTVAAEDAKFGTTAINVGLICLGPAAPLARNVGRKKALEMVLLGDIIPAAEAQRLGLVNKVVPADKLEEATLELANKLVAKSPLALQIGKAGIYGAEDVPYHKALDLLGDMFAALCSTEDAEEGVKAFLEKRKPEWKER; from the coding sequence ATGGATTACACCAACGTGCTGGTGGAGAAAAGGGATCAAATCGGCTTTATTACCCTGAATCGCCCGCAAGCGATGAACACCTTCAACGTGCCTTTTGCCCGGGAGCTCAATGATGCCCTCTGGGACATGGAGAACGACCCTGAGGTCCGGGTGGTGGTGATCGATGCCAACGGCAAACATTTTTCTACAGGTATCTCGCTGGATGAATTTAAAAATAAAACCAACAAAGAGTATCGCGAGTTTATCCACCTGATGGATGAGCACAATCACACCATCGCTAAAATGAAAAAGCCGGTGATCGCCTCGGTGAAAGGCTATGCCCTGGCCAACGGCGCCGGTCTGTCCTTTGCCTGTGACCTGACTGTGGCTGCAGAGGATGCCAAATTCGGGACCACGGCCATCAATGTGGGCCTCATCTGCCTGGGACCGGCGGCGCCTTTGGCCCGCAACGTCGGCCGCAAAAAAGCGCTGGAAATGGTGCTGCTGGGAGATATAATCCCGGCCGCGGAGGCCCAAAGGCTGGGACTGGTCAATAAGGTAGTGCCGGCGGATAAACTTGAGGAAGCCACCCTGGAATTGGCTAATAAATTGGTGGCCAAAAGCCCGCTGGCCCTCCAGATTGGCAAAGCCGGGATCTATGGGGCCGAAGATGTGCCCTACCACAAGGCCTTGGATTTGCTGGGCGACATGTTTGCGGCCCTGTGCAGCACGGAAGATGCGGAAGAAGGGGTCAAGGCGTTTCTGGAAAAGCGGAAGCCGGAGTGGAAGGAACGCTAA
- a CDS encoding site-2 protease family protein, whose translation MPPASAPRPPRLWLHVVLLLATLATTIVAGALQQGVNPLETPGLLYKGIPFSLTLLLILGTHEMGHYLISRKHHLDVTLPYFIPAPPIPFIIGTFGAFIRIRSPIRDKRALLDVGCAGPLAGVLISIPVILVGLKLSTVTVFGGGDEGLTLGEPLLFKLLSWLALGHLTPSENVILHPVAFAGWIGLLVTALNLMPVGQLDGGHVTYALFPSCHRYISLGAIGLLVICGVIFWQGWLMWAVLLTLLGWRHPPPYLYWLPLDRRRRILGIITIVVFALTFSPAPFVLN comes from the coding sequence ATGCCGCCCGCATCGGCTCCTCGGCCGCCCCGGCTCTGGCTGCACGTGGTGTTGTTACTGGCCACGCTGGCCACTACTATTGTCGCCGGGGCCCTCCAGCAAGGGGTCAATCCCCTGGAAACCCCTGGTCTGCTCTATAAAGGCATCCCGTTTTCCTTAACTCTGCTGCTGATCCTTGGCACCCACGAGATGGGCCATTACTTGATTTCCCGGAAGCACCACCTGGACGTGACCCTGCCCTATTTCATCCCGGCGCCACCCATTCCCTTCATTATCGGCACCTTTGGGGCCTTTATCCGCATCCGTTCCCCCATCCGGGACAAGCGGGCCTTGCTGGACGTGGGCTGCGCCGGTCCTTTGGCTGGGGTCCTGATCTCCATCCCGGTCATCCTCGTGGGGTTGAAATTATCCACCGTCACCGTCTTCGGTGGCGGGGATGAAGGGTTGACCCTGGGGGAACCCTTGTTATTCAAACTGCTGAGTTGGCTGGCCCTGGGCCACCTGACGCCCAGCGAAAATGTCATCCTGCACCCCGTGGCCTTTGCCGGCTGGATCGGCCTTTTGGTGACGGCCCTCAACCTGATGCCGGTGGGGCAGTTGGACGGGGGGCACGTGACCTACGCCCTGTTCCCCTCCTGCCATCGCTATATCTCCCTGGGCGCTATCGGGCTTTTGGTAATCTGCGGGGTAATATTCTGGCAGGGCTGGCTCATGTGGGCCGTACTCTTGACTCTTCTGGGCTGGCGCCACCCGCCGCCATATCTCTACTGGCTGCCCCTGGACCGGCGCCGCCGCATCCTTGGAATCATCACCATCGTAGTTTTTGCGCTCACCTTTTCCCCGGCGCCCTTTGTCCTGAACTAA
- a CDS encoding pseudouridine synthase, producing MSNSPPERLQKFLARAGVASRRAAEEIIQAGRVAVNGQVVTAMGVKVDPDRDEVKVDGRAVKVQGALVTVMLHKPSGYVCTTRDPEGRRIVTELLGARTDRLYPVGRLDYDATGLLLLTNDGELAYRLTHPSFQVPRTYRVTVEGEVSRETLRQMAAGMDLDGRFVYPEVAVIKREPEKTVLEITVHEGRYHLIKRLMEQVGHPVLKLKRIAFGPLRLEGLPRGKFRELTRREVQALKAGVELP from the coding sequence ATGAGTAACAGTCCGCCGGAACGCCTCCAAAAATTTCTCGCCCGGGCCGGGGTGGCTTCCCGGCGGGCTGCGGAGGAGATTATCCAAGCCGGGCGGGTAGCCGTCAACGGCCAGGTGGTCACCGCGATGGGGGTTAAAGTCGATCCTGACCGGGACGAGGTCAAGGTCGATGGACGCGCCGTCAAGGTGCAGGGCGCGCTGGTTACCGTTATGCTGCACAAGCCCTCCGGGTATGTCTGCACCACCCGGGACCCCGAAGGGCGGCGGATAGTCACGGAGTTGTTAGGCGCCAGGACGGATCGGCTCTATCCCGTGGGACGCCTGGACTACGACGCCACGGGGCTTTTGCTTCTCACCAACGACGGCGAACTGGCCTATCGCCTGACTCATCCCAGCTTCCAGGTCCCCCGGACCTACCGGGTGACGGTGGAAGGCGAGGTGAGTCGCGAAACCTTGCGGCAAATGGCCGCGGGGATGGACCTGGACGGTCGTTTTGTTTACCCGGAAGTGGCGGTGATCAAGCGGGAGCCGGAAAAAACGGTCTTGGAAATCACTGTACATGAAGGGCGGTATCATCTGATCAAGCGCTTGATGGAGCAAGTGGGGCACCCGGTGCTGAAATTGAAGCGCATCGCCTTCGGCCCGTTACGGCTGGAAGGGTTGCCTCGGGGAAAATTTCGGGAGCTCACCAGGCGGGAAGTACAGGCCTTAAAGGCAGGGGTGGAATTACCGTGA
- the pyrE gene encoding orotate phosphoribosyltransferase → MLNMRRQLLEILREKSFRYSPDKPFKLVSGRESPYYIDCRPTTHNAEGLALVGEVFFDLIRDLKVHAIGGLTMGADPIAHATALTSFLKGQPINAFSVRHRPKEHGTGGLLVGDVEPGDRAVIVEDVVTTGGSALRAITAARNFGLTVVKVLILVDREEGGKEAVAQEVADVEAVFTISELK, encoded by the coding sequence ATGTTGAACATGCGCCGGCAGCTCTTGGAAATCCTCCGGGAAAAATCTTTCCGGTACAGCCCTGATAAGCCCTTCAAGCTGGTGAGTGGCCGGGAGAGTCCTTACTATATCGATTGCCGGCCCACCACCCACAATGCTGAGGGCCTGGCCCTCGTCGGCGAAGTATTTTTCGACCTGATCCGGGACCTGAAAGTTCACGCCATCGGTGGCCTCACCATGGGGGCGGACCCTATCGCTCACGCCACGGCCCTGACCAGCTTTTTAAAGGGGCAGCCCATTAACGCCTTTTCGGTGCGTCACCGGCCCAAGGAGCACGGCACTGGGGGGCTGTTGGTGGGTGACGTGGAACCCGGGGATCGGGCGGTAATCGTCGAAGACGTGGTGACCACCGGCGGCTCCGCCTTACGGGCCATCACTGCGGCCCGGAATTTCGGCCTGACAGTGGTCAAGGTGCTGATTCTGGTGGACCGGGAGGAAGGGGGCAAAGAGGCGGTGGCCCAAGAGGTCGCCGATGTGGAGGCAGTATTTACCATCTCGGAATTGAAATAG
- the trpS gene encoding tryptophan--tRNA ligase: MASDDSRGIEKPEAPKLKRILSGMRPTGKMHLGNYYGALYNWMRLQEDYQCFYFVADWHALTTEYETPGTISGFIPEMVTDWLSVGLDPEKSTIFVQSAIPEHCELYLIFGMFTPVPWLERNPTYKDQMEQLAHKDLATHGFLGYPVLQAADILMYKAGGVPVGVDQVPHVEMTREIARRFNHLYRPIFPEPEALLTEIPKLTGTDGRKMSKSYGNCIYLSDPPDVMAKKIRQMTTDTQRPFKKDPGEPDRCLAFPFHRLNLPKARLDEISTECRKANLGCVDCKKMLAEALLENLAPIQERRRYYEAHPDEVLDVMRQGNDRARQQARQTMAEVRDAVGFNRKFQLGPFPPLTSSKR; the protein is encoded by the coding sequence ATGGCATCTGACGATTCACGTGGAATAGAGAAACCCGAAGCGCCAAAATTAAAGCGCATTTTAAGCGGTATGCGTCCCACCGGGAAAATGCATCTGGGCAACTATTATGGGGCCCTGTATAACTGGATGCGCCTCCAGGAAGATTATCAGTGTTTCTACTTCGTGGCCGACTGGCATGCCTTGACCACGGAATACGAGACCCCCGGCACCATCAGCGGCTTTATCCCGGAGATGGTGACGGATTGGCTGAGCGTGGGCCTGGATCCGGAAAAATCCACCATCTTTGTGCAGTCGGCTATTCCAGAACATTGCGAGCTCTACCTGATCTTCGGCATGTTCACCCCGGTGCCCTGGCTGGAGCGCAACCCCACCTACAAAGACCAGATGGAGCAGTTGGCCCACAAGGACCTGGCCACCCACGGCTTTTTGGGCTATCCGGTGCTCCAGGCCGCGGATATCCTGATGTACAAGGCGGGAGGGGTGCCGGTGGGGGTGGATCAGGTTCCCCACGTCGAGATGACCCGGGAGATCGCCCGGCGGTTCAACCACCTCTACCGGCCCATTTTCCCGGAACCCGAAGCTCTGCTTACCGAAATTCCCAAGCTCACCGGCACCGACGGCCGCAAGATGAGCAAAAGTTACGGCAACTGTATCTACCTGAGCGACCCGCCGGATGTGATGGCCAAGAAAATTCGCCAGATGACCACCGATACCCAGCGCCCTTTCAAGAAAGATCCAGGCGAACCGGACCGCTGCCTGGCGTTTCCTTTCCACCGGCTCAATCTGCCCAAGGCGCGCCTTGACGAAATTTCCACGGAATGTCGCAAAGCCAACCTGGGCTGTGTGGATTGCAAGAAGATGCTGGCCGAGGCCCTGCTAGAGAATCTGGCCCCCATCCAGGAACGGCGTCGCTATTACGAGGCCCATCCGGACGAGGTCCTGGATGTTATGCGCCAAGGCAACGACCGGGCCCGGCAACAGGCCCGCCAGACCATGGCCGAGGTGCGGGACGCGGTGGGTTTTAACCGGAAATTCCAATTAGGGCCTTTCCCCCCACTCACGTCTTCAAAAAGATAG
- a CDS encoding C-GCAxxG-C-C family protein, protein MTPEEAIVQVKKRAKHNFKTGLNCAECVMEAVLTHIDTGLPHEAMCVMTGFGGGGGLFGDTCGALVGAMAALGAVYGRREVPASAKSATAELYGEPGLYRLFNRLPNEFKQRYGSTQCRLLTSQWRKTWLCKDHLQFCRNLTIEAAGLAAEMAFPKDLARWGSLPFGEQHP, encoded by the coding sequence ATGACCCCTGAAGAAGCGATTGTCCAGGTAAAAAAACGGGCCAAGCATAACTTCAAAACCGGCCTGAACTGCGCCGAATGTGTCATGGAAGCGGTGTTGACCCATATCGATACCGGCCTGCCCCATGAGGCCATGTGTGTCATGACCGGTTTCGGGGGCGGCGGCGGCCTCTTCGGCGACACCTGCGGCGCCCTGGTGGGGGCCATGGCGGCCCTGGGCGCGGTGTACGGCCGCCGGGAGGTGCCCGCCAGCGCCAAGTCCGCGACCGCGGAACTCTATGGCGAGCCCGGCCTTTACCGCCTGTTCAATCGCCTGCCCAATGAATTCAAGCAGCGCTACGGGAGCACTCAATGCCGCCTGTTGACCTCCCAGTGGCGGAAAACCTGGCTCTGCAAGGACCATCTCCAATTTTGCCGCAACCTGACCATCGAGGCCGCGGGATTGGCCGCCGAGATGGCCTTTCCTAAAGATCTGGCCCGCTGGGGCTCTCTCCCTTTTGGGGAACAACATCCTTAA
- a CDS encoding SGNH/GDSL hydrolase family protein translates to MAWNLENYLKNALTFFIGLIVALLIAEATLRLWQPIEFRVRGNKIVLKTNQNYVINNDKIEKLDKVVIHKKNSLGFRGEEPPQEFSHYLRIITVGGSTTECLYLSDSKTWTEDLGRKLRSVFPNLWINNAGLDGCSTFGHLVLLEDYLLKIKPNIIIFLVGINDVGLQNEADHDRYIISKSSSSIYSSTIKKIIMKSELCYFILNLYRYWQAKRMGVTHSNIDLKQIESVDVKDDDINKLIKIHKEKYLDSYRKRLSRLIEVCKENSVEPVLVTQPSLYGTGIDEVTGVNLATVKYGDINGRAEWQLLEQYNQITRIVSSNYKVLLIDLAIEMPKSSQYFYDWHHFTNIGAQKVSDIIYQKLEPHVMAEFGHNDIALEKALINPSLPHHPAQNEKR, encoded by the coding sequence ATGGCGTGGAATTTGGAAAATTATTTAAAAAATGCTCTGACATTTTTCATTGGGTTGATAGTCGCCCTTTTAATAGCGGAAGCTACTCTCAGGTTATGGCAGCCTATTGAATTCAGGGTAAGAGGGAATAAGATTGTTTTAAAAACAAACCAAAATTATGTGATTAATAATGACAAAATAGAAAAACTAGACAAAGTCGTAATTCATAAAAAAAATAGTTTGGGTTTTAGGGGAGAAGAGCCGCCACAAGAATTTTCTCATTATCTGAGAATTATTACAGTTGGGGGAAGTACTACAGAATGTCTCTATTTATCTGATAGCAAGACCTGGACTGAAGACTTGGGGAGAAAACTAAGAAGCGTCTTCCCTAATCTATGGATTAATAATGCCGGCTTAGATGGTTGTTCTACTTTTGGACATTTAGTTCTACTAGAAGATTATTTATTAAAAATAAAGCCAAATATAATTATTTTTCTTGTTGGCATTAATGATGTAGGGTTACAAAATGAAGCAGATCATGATAGATATATTATCAGTAAATCTTCATCAAGCATATATTCATCAACAATAAAAAAAATCATAATGAAAAGCGAATTGTGTTACTTTATACTTAATCTGTATAGATATTGGCAAGCTAAGCGAATGGGAGTTACACATAGTAATATTGATTTAAAACAAATAGAAAGTGTTGATGTTAAAGATGACGATATAAATAAATTGATTAAAATACATAAAGAGAAATATTTGGATTCTTATAGAAAGCGATTGTCAAGATTAATTGAGGTTTGTAAAGAAAATTCAGTTGAACCAGTTTTAGTTACTCAACCATCTCTTTATGGAACCGGCATTGATGAGGTTACCGGGGTAAATTTAGCAACTGTCAAGTATGGTGATATCAACGGCAGGGCTGAATGGCAATTATTGGAACAATACAATCAAATTACGCGGATAGTTTCTTCAAATTATAAGGTGTTATTGATTGACTTAGCAATCGAGATGCCGAAAAGTTCTCAATATTTTTATGATTGGCATCATTTTACTAACATAGGTGCTCAGAAAGTTTCAGATATAATATATCAAAAACTTGAGCCACACGTAATGGCGGAATTTGGCCACAATGATATAGCTCTGGAAAAGGCTTTGATAAATCCGTCCTTGCCTCACCATCCTGCCCAAAACGAGAAGAGATGA
- a CDS encoding PEP-CTERM sorting domain-containing protein, with the protein MERRYFFMAMLLLCLLILSTPAAASPVTFSGTGANPADIQAVVDNFKAALGPLRQIRWDGVPEALSSPNAFPPDFFKASQGAVFSTPGSGFEVSANSGPGIEFGNIDPSFPALFEPFSPQKLFTAVGSNITDTIFFVRGTDTPGTVNGFGVVFTDVDLVDSTSMEFFGSGDASLGSFLVPAASGDETFSFLGVIFSAGERVARVRITSGNSADPVVMDDFIYGDPIPLPGTFLLMGTGLAGFWLRRRFMKN; encoded by the coding sequence ATGGAAAGAAGATATTTTTTCATGGCCATGTTGTTGCTTTGTTTACTAATCTTGTCCACCCCTGCTGCTGCCTCTCCCGTCACTTTTTCAGGTACCGGAGCTAATCCGGCCGATATCCAAGCGGTAGTGGATAATTTCAAAGCTGCTCTGGGGCCCCTAAGACAAATTAGATGGGATGGTGTTCCCGAGGCACTTTCTTCCCCTAATGCCTTTCCCCCAGATTTTTTTAAAGCCTCTCAAGGGGCAGTTTTTTCCACCCCGGGATCCGGGTTCGAAGTCAGCGCCAATTCTGGTCCTGGCATTGAATTTGGTAATATTGATCCCTCATTTCCCGCTCTGTTCGAGCCCTTCAGTCCCCAAAAGCTCTTCACTGCCGTTGGCAGCAACATCACCGACACAATTTTTTTCGTTCGTGGTACCGACACTCCTGGGACAGTTAACGGCTTTGGGGTGGTTTTCACGGATGTGGATTTGGTCGACAGCACGAGTATGGAATTTTTTGGGTCGGGTGATGCCTCGTTGGGATCTTTCCTCGTCCCAGCTGCGTCAGGTGATGAAACCTTCTCCTTTCTCGGAGTAATATTCAGCGCGGGGGAGCGAGTAGCAAGGGTCCGTATCACCAGCGGTAATTCCGCGGACCCGGTGGTAATGGATGACTTTATTTACGGAGACCCAATTCCTCTGCCGGGAACCTTTCTGCTTATGGGAACCGGTCTGGCGGGATTTTGGCTGCGTCGCCGTTTCATGAAAAACTAA
- a CDS encoding NUDIX hydrolase — protein sequence MIGIQEIATYKFCPQCGGRLEKRQVKPQEPRRLVCTACGFIFYIDPKLSVIAVIPMAEGVVMVRRAIEPGYGLWVVPGGFVDLGEVVEEAVVRETHEETLLTVRPLRLLNIYSYPNHRTIIAAYLTEYVSGELTAGDETLEARLFKLSEIPWPQIAFSSTKEALREYIAQCRGIDCR from the coding sequence ATGATTGGCATCCAGGAAATAGCCACATATAAATTTTGCCCCCAGTGCGGCGGCCGGCTGGAAAAACGCCAGGTCAAGCCCCAGGAGCCCCGGCGTCTGGTATGCACCGCTTGTGGTTTTATTTTTTATATTGATCCTAAGTTGTCGGTCATCGCTGTGATCCCCATGGCCGAGGGCGTGGTCATGGTCCGCCGGGCCATCGAGCCGGGCTACGGTCTCTGGGTGGTGCCCGGAGGGTTTGTGGACCTGGGGGAAGTGGTGGAGGAGGCCGTAGTCCGGGAAACCCACGAGGAGACCCTTCTGACCGTGCGGCCCTTGAGGCTGCTTAATATCTACTCTTACCCGAACCATCGCACTATCATCGCGGCCTACCTGACGGAGTATGTGTCCGGGGAACTCACGGCCGGAGACGAGACCCTGGAAGCCCGGCTGTTCAAGCTCTCGGAAATTCCCTGGCCCCAGATCGCCTTTTCTTCCACTAAAGAAGCTCTCCGCGAGTATATTGCCCAATGCCGCGGAATCGATTGTCGCTAA